Proteins encoded together in one Passer domesticus isolate bPasDom1 chromosome 6, bPasDom1.hap1, whole genome shotgun sequence window:
- the CDK2AP2 gene encoding cyclin-dependent kinase 2-associated protein 2 — MSYKPIAPAPATPGAASASPAPPGPGAPSAATSVPSPSGSVPGAAAPFRPLFNDFGPPSMGYVQAMKPPGAQGSQSTYTDLLSVIEEMGKEIRPTYAGSKSAMERLKRGIIHARALVRECLAETERNART; from the exons ATGTCCTACAAGCCCATCGCTCCCGCCCCCGCTACCCCCGGAGCCGCCAGCGccagccccgccccgccggggccCGGGGCACCGTCCGCCG CCACGAGTGTCCCGTCGCCCTCCGGTTCCGTGCCTGGCGCCGCCGCCCCTTTCCGGCCGCTCTTCAATGACTTCGGGCCGCCGTCCATGGGCTACGTGCAG GCCATGAAGCCCCCCGGGGCGCAGGGCTCGCAGAGCACCTACACCGACCTGCTCTCGGTCATCGAGGAGATGGGCAAGGAGATCCGGCCCACCTACGCCGGCAGCAAGAGCGCCATGGAGCGGCTGAAGCGGG GGATCATCCACGCCCGGGCGCTGGTCAGGGAGTGCCTGGCAGAGACAGAGCGGAACGCCCGCACGTAA
- the CABP2 gene encoding calcium-binding protein 2 isoform X2, with protein MGNCTKTPERRLPKDGKPRSGTAGSGAGDPEDVLDAAQTPPMQGYSVLQGLVGPACIFLRQSIAITQRDRELRPEEIEELKQAFREFDKDHDGYISYKDLGECMRTMGYMPTEMELIELSQQITGGKVDFDDFVELMGPKMLAETADMIGIKELRDAFREFDTNGDGQISMAELREAMRKLLGQQLNYREVDEILKDVDLNGDGLVDFEEFVRMMSR; from the exons ATGGGCAACTGCACCAAGACCCCTGAGCGGCGGCTCCCCAAG GATGGGAAGCCACGCTCGGGCACTGCAGGCTCCGGCGCAGGGGACCCCGAGGACGTGCTGGACGCGGCGCAGACCCCCCCGATGCAGGGGTACTcggtgctgcaggggctggtggGGCCGGCCTGCATCTTCCTGCGGCAGAGCATCGCCATCACCCAGCGG GACCGGGAGCTGCGGCCCGAGGAGATCGAAG agctgaaGCAGGCGTTCCGGGAGTTCGACAAGGACCACGACGGCTACATCAGCTACAAGGACCTGGGCGAGTGCATGCGGACCATGGGCTACATGCCCACCGAGATGGAGCTGAtcgagctgtcccagcagatcA CCGGGGGCAAGGTGGATTTCGATGATTTCGTGGAGCTGATGGGCCCCAAGATGCTGGCGGAGACCGCGGATATGATTGGGATCAAGGAGCTGCGCGACGCCTTCCGCGAG TTCGACACCAACGGGGACGGACAGATCAGCATGGCGGAGCTGCGGGAGGCCATGCGCaagctcctggggcagcagctcaaCTACCGGGAGGTGGATGAGATCCTCAAGGACGTGGATCTCAATGGCGATGGCCTGGTGGACTTCGAAG AGTTCGTGCGGATGATGTCGCGCTGA
- the CABP2 gene encoding calcium-binding protein 2 isoform X1 has translation MFFLFRAPQRRGTGSPAPAPCRGSPRRLGPGRRGSRGSRPAPRLRGPGAAGSRGRLSRGGASPPELQRAAEGPGPRPCPAFGQDGKPRSGTAGSGAGDPEDVLDAAQTPPMQGYSVLQGLVGPACIFLRQSIAITQRDRELRPEEIEELKQAFREFDKDHDGYISYKDLGECMRTMGYMPTEMELIELSQQITGGKVDFDDFVELMGPKMLAETADMIGIKELRDAFREFDTNGDGQISMAELREAMRKLLGQQLNYREVDEILKDVDLNGDGLVDFEEFVRMMSR, from the exons ATGTTCTTCCTCTTCCGCGCGCCGCAGCGGCGCGGCACCGgcagccccgcgcccgccccgtgCCGGGGCAGCCCCCGGCGGCTCGGCCCCGGGCGGAGGGGCTCCCGCGGCTCCCGCCCGGCCCCTCGGCTCCGGGGTCCCGGCGCCGCGGGCAGCCGGGGGAGGTTGAGCCGTGGCGGTGCCTCCCCCCCGGAGCTCCAGCGGGCTGCCGAGGGGCCGgggccccggccgtgccccGCTTTTGGGCAG GATGGGAAGCCACGCTCGGGCACTGCAGGCTCCGGCGCAGGGGACCCCGAGGACGTGCTGGACGCGGCGCAGACCCCCCCGATGCAGGGGTACTcggtgctgcaggggctggtggGGCCGGCCTGCATCTTCCTGCGGCAGAGCATCGCCATCACCCAGCGG GACCGGGAGCTGCGGCCCGAGGAGATCGAAG agctgaaGCAGGCGTTCCGGGAGTTCGACAAGGACCACGACGGCTACATCAGCTACAAGGACCTGGGCGAGTGCATGCGGACCATGGGCTACATGCCCACCGAGATGGAGCTGAtcgagctgtcccagcagatcA CCGGGGGCAAGGTGGATTTCGATGATTTCGTGGAGCTGATGGGCCCCAAGATGCTGGCGGAGACCGCGGATATGATTGGGATCAAGGAGCTGCGCGACGCCTTCCGCGAG TTCGACACCAACGGGGACGGACAGATCAGCATGGCGGAGCTGCGGGAGGCCATGCGCaagctcctggggcagcagctcaaCTACCGGGAGGTGGATGAGATCCTCAAGGACGTGGATCTCAATGGCGATGGCCTGGTGGACTTCGAAG AGTTCGTGCGGATGATGTCGCGCTGA